The Atlantibacter hermannii genomic interval CGTGAAGGATGGTTTCGCCAACCAGATGCGGTTCAATACCGCGACGGCTGGTCTCCACCTCAGGTAATTCAGGCATCGCTCCTCCTTTTCCTGGTGACAGAATGCAAAAAACCCGGCATAAGCCGGGTTTTTATACAAATCACTAAAATTATTTAATTTTAGCTTCTTTGTATACAACGTGCTGACGGACAACTGGATCGAACTTTTTCAGTTCCAGTTTTTCCGGCTTAGTACGTTTGTTCTTCGTAGTGGTATAGAAGTGACCAGTACCAGCAGAAGAAACCAGCTTGATTTTCTCACGAATACCTTTAGCCATGATTTATTTCCTCTAAGTACTTAGTACTTTTCGCCACGGGCACGCAGTTCAGACAGAACTGTATCAATGCCTTTTTTATCGATTACACGCATACCTTTAGCAGATACGCGCAGGGTGACAAAACGCTTCTCGCTCTCAACCCAGAAACGGTGAGAGTGCAGGTTCGGCAGGAAACGGCGTTTAGTCGCGTTCAGTGCGTGGGAACGGTTGTTACCGGTCACCGGACGCTTGCCAGTAACTTGGCAGACTCGGGACATGTCTATTCTCCAAAAATCAAATTAGCTCGAGCTTCGTATGGGGTATTGGCGCCTCGTCAGGCTTTACAGCCTGGTTATCGCAAGTTCTAAGGAACCTACAATTGCCAGGCCCAAATGCCAAACCCGAGATTCTCAAAGGTGGCGTAGTATACGCTGTGTAAGCCGGGTGCTCAAGTCCCGAACAGACAAAGATCCCATTGGATCGCCGAAACTTACCTAAATCCAGCCCCGTTCCGCAAACGAAACGTACTCTCCGCGCCCGATAACTAAATGATCAAGGACCCGAATATCCATGAAACCACAGCATTTTATGATGCGTTCGGTAATCGCTTTATCGGCCTGGCTGGGCTCGGAACGACCAGAAGGGTGATTATGCGCAAGGATCACCGCCGCAGCGTTGACTTTGATGGCTTCTCGTACAATTTCACGCGGATGCACTTCAACATGGCTTAACGTGCCGGAAAAGAGCCGACTATGTTTAATTACACGATGCTGATTATCCATAAAGATCACCATAAATACTTCGCGCTCTTCATCCGTTAACTGGCTTTGCAAAAATTCGCGCGTCATGTCCGGGCTGAGCAACGGTTTTTCCTCTTCAATCCATGATTCGGCGTAACGCCGCCCCCAATTCAGCAATCGCGCGCAATTGGGTATAGGTTGCCACACCCCACGCCGCCTATATGACGGAACTCCTCCATCGACGCGGATAACAGCCGTCTGATTGAACCAAAGTGGGTGGTAAGGTGCTCCGCCAATAGCATGACGGATAAGCCCTGCTTACCGGTCCGTAAAAAAATGGCTAACAACTCAATATCGGTTAACGATTTCGCGCCCGAGCGCAAGAGCTTTTCACGCGGGCCGTTCCATGGCTTTTTCTTTATTTTGCTCATCATCCCTCCCAGTCTTACGCAGCGATCATGGCATATTTTTACCCCTTCACGTCGCCCTAATGACGAGGATGCGCGATGCCTCGCAAACTGACGTTTGGTCGATAGTCCGCCATTTTCGGGAATGTGATAAAATAGCCGCTTTCCGATACGGCTACAGGAACATGTCATGATGGGTATCGCCGGTAAAAAAATCGTTCTCGGGGTGAGCGGCGGCATCGCGGCTTACAAAACACCTGAACTGGTGCGACGTCTGCGCGAACGCGGCGCAGACGTCCGGGTGGCAATGACAGAGGCGGCCAAAGCCTTTATTACTCCCCTGAGTTTACAGGCCGTGTCCGGATTCCCGGTTTCTGACAGCCTGCTCGATCCTGCCGCCGAAGCGGCAATGGGCCATATCGAACTCGGTAAATGGGCCGATCTGGTTATCCTGGCACCTGCGACGGCGGATTTAATTGCCCGGGTCGCGGCAGGTATGGCGAATGATTTG includes:
- the rpmG gene encoding 50S ribosomal protein L33 gives rise to the protein MAKGIREKIKLVSSAGTGHFYTTTKNKRTKPEKLELKKFDPVVRQHVVYKEAKIK
- the radC_2 gene encoding DNA repair protein translates to MSKIKKKPWNGPREKLLRSGAKSLTDIELLAIFLRTGKQGLSVMLLAEHLTTHFGSIRRLLSASMEEFRHIGGVGCGNLYPIARDC
- the rpmB gene encoding 50S ribosomal protein L28, yielding MSRVCQVTGKRPVTGNNRSHALNATKRRFLPNLHSHRFWVESEKRFVTLRVSAKGMRVIDKKGIDTVLSELRARGEKY
- the radC_1 gene encoding DNA repair protein RadC, producing the protein MLSPDMTREFLQSQLTDEEREVFMVIFMDNQHRVIKHSRLFSGTLSHVEVHPREIVREAIKVNAAAVILAHNHPSGRSEPSQADKAITERIIKCCGFMDIRVLDHLVIGRGEYVSFAERGWI